A region of Colletotrichum higginsianum IMI 349063 chromosome 10, whole genome shotgun sequence DNA encodes the following proteins:
- a CDS encoding adenosine deaminase, with product MNGLEISPFIAALPKVELHIHIEGTLLPALRWKLAKRNNVPLQYDTYEALLESYNVFFNHRPEINGRVPGIPTFLEAYFAGCEVLKTEDDFYEMSMDYLRRCAEMNVRYVEPFFDIQAHTRRGVPAEDVLNGYLRAQREGAARHGVRSNWIFCFIRDESLEDGLAAYETARPWAAGTVEGGKGLFHAVGLASNAFERPPMLFEAGFRRAKADGLHVTMHCDFGQKDTHEHVREAIFEVCGRQGAERIDHGLDAADSEDLLRGLLDRGIGLTLCPHAYHRRTPTEVLFPKIRALWDRGVKFCINSDDPVYMHDVWVNGNMQKAYTYCRFTKADMVALARNGVDMSWASDEVKRELYRELDAVDVSE from the coding sequence ATGAACGGCCTAGAAATCTCCCCCTTCATCGCTGCCCTCCCCAAGGTCGAGCTGCACATCCACATCGAGGGCACCCTCCTCCCGGCCCTCCGGTGGAAGCTCGCCAAGCGCAACAACGTGCCCCTGCAGTACGACACCTACGAGGCGTTGCTGGAGTCCTACAACGTCTTCTTCAACCACCGCCCGGAGATCAACGGCCGCGTGCCCGGAATCCCGACCTTCCTCGAGGCCTACTTCGCCGGCTGCGAGGTCCTCAAGACCGAGGATGACTTTTACGAAATGTCCATGGACTACCTCCGCCGCTGCGCAGAGATGAACGTCCGCTACGTCGAGCCCTTCTTCGACATCCAGGCGCACACGCGCCGCGGCGTGCCCGCCGAGGACGTGCTCAACGGCTACCTGAGGGCCCAGCGCGAGGGCGCCGCGCGGCACGGCGTCCGGTCCAACTGGATCTTCTGCTTCATCCGCGACGAGAGCCTCGAGGACGGGCTGGCGGCGTAcgagacggcgaggccgtgggccgccggcaccgtcgaggGCGGAAAGGGCCTCTTCCACGCCGTCGGGCTCGCGAGCAACGCCTTCGAGAGGCCGCCGATGCTCTTCGAGGCCGGGTTCCGCAGGGCCAAGGCGGACGGCTTGCACGTGACGATGCACTGCGACTTCGGGCAGAAGGACACCCACGAGCACGTCCGCGAGGCCATCTTCGAGGTCTGCGGGAGGCAGGGCGCCGAGCGGATCGACCACGGCCTGGACGCGGCGGACAGCGAGGACCTGCTGCGCGGCCTGTTGGACCGAGGCATCGGGCTGACGCTGTGCCCGCACGCGTACCACCGGCGCACGCCGACCGAGGTGCTGTTCCCCAAGATCCGGGCGCTGTGGGACAGAGGCGTCAAGTTCTGCATCAACAGCGACGACCCAGTGTACATGCACGACGTGTGGGTGAACGGCAACATGCAGAAGGCGTACACGTACTGCCGGTTTACCAAGGCGGACATGGTGGCGCTGGCGAGGAACGGGGTGGACATGTCGTGGGCGAGCGACGAGGTCAAACGGGAGCTTTACCGGGAGCTGGACGCGGTCGACGTCTCCGAGTAA